A stretch of the Macaca mulatta isolate MMU2019108-1 chromosome 14, T2T-MMU8v2.0, whole genome shotgun sequence genome encodes the following:
- the OR8J3 gene encoding olfactory receptor 8J3: MAPENFTSVTEFVLTGVSGCPELQIPLFLVFLVLYVLTLAGNLGIITLTSADSRLQTPMYFFLRQLAIINLGNSTVIAPKMLINFLVKKKTTSFYECATQLGGFLFFIVSEVMMLAVMAYDRYVAICNSLLYMVVVSRRLCILLVSLTYLYGFSTAIVVSPCIFSMSYCSSNIINHFYCDIAPLLALSCSDTYLPETIVFISAATNLVFSMITVLVSYFNIVLSILRIHSSEGRKKAFSTCASHMMAVTVFYGTMLFMYLQPQTNHSLDTDKMASVFYTLVIPMLNPLIYSLRNNDVKVALKKFMENPC, translated from the coding sequence ATGGCTCCTGAAAATTTCACCAGCGTCACTGAGTTTGTTCTCACGGGTGTCTCTGGCTGTCCAGAGCTCCAGATTCCCCTCTTCCTGGTCTTCCTGGTGCTCTATGTGCTGACCTTGGCAGGGAACCTGGGCATCATCACCCTTACCAGTGCTGACTCTCGACTTCAAACCCCCATGTACTTTTTCCTGCGACAGCTGGCTATCATCAATCTTGGTAACTCTACTGTCATTGCCCCTAAAATGCTGATTAACtttttagtaaagaagaaaactacCTCATTCTATGAATGTGCCACCCAACTGGGAGGGTTCTTGTTCTTTATTGTATCGGAGGTAATGATGCTGGCTGTGATGGCCTATGACCGCTATGTGGCCATTTGTAACTCTCTGCTCTACATGGTAGTGGTGTCTCGGCGGCTCTGCATCCTGCTGGTCTCCCTCACATACCTCTATGGCTTTTCTACAGCTATTGTGGTTTCACCTTGTATATTCTCTATGTCTTATTGCTCTTCTAATATAATCAATCATTTTTACTGTGATATTGCACCTCTGTTAGCATTATCTTGCTCTGATACTTACTTACCAGAAACAATAGTCTTCATATCTGCAGCAACAAATTTGGTTTTTTCCATGATTACAGTTCTAGTATcttatttcaatattgttttgtccATTCTAAGGATACATTcatcagaaggaaggaaaaaagcctTTTCCACCTGTGCTTCACATATGATGGCAGTCACAGTTTTCTATGGGACAATGCTGTTCATGTATCTGCAGCCCCAAACCAACCACTCACTGGATACTGATAAGATGGCTTCTGTGTTTTACACATTGGTGATTCCTATGCTGAATCCCTTGATCTACAGCCTAAGGAATAATGATGTAAAAGTCGCCTTAAAGAAATTCATGGAAAATCCATGCTAA